One region of Juglans regia cultivar Chandler chromosome 4, Walnut 2.0, whole genome shotgun sequence genomic DNA includes:
- the LOC108983249 gene encoding receptor-like protein kinase HSL1, whose protein sequence is MPHLLLLLLFLLSTPPLIVSLNQEGVYLQSLKHALDDPDSALSAWNERDDTPCNWPAVTCDPNSHSVVSLDLSNTNLAGPFPSLLCRLPKLTFLSFFNNSMNSTLPPDVSTCTSLQHLDLAQNLLTGALPHTLADLPNLRYLDLTGNNFSGGIPDTFGKFRELEVLSLVYNLLDGTIPAFLGNISTLKMLNLSYNPFFPSRMPPELGNLTNLEVLWLTDCNLVGEIPDSLGRLKKLTDLDLALNALDGPIPRSLAELSSVVQIELYNNSLSGGFPPGMSNLTALRLLDASMNELSGKIPDELCGLPLESLNLYENRLVGSLPESITNSTGLYELRLFRNGLIGELPKNLGRNSPLKWLDVSNNQFSGELPASLCEKGALEELLMINNQFSGPIPASLGECQSLSRVRLGFNRFKGEVPAGFWGLPHVYLLELAGNSFSGRIEKTIAGAANLSILTVSKNNFSGPIPEEIGWLENLFDFSGSDNSLSGSLPESMENLEQLGILDLHNNELSGELPSGIKSWKKLNELNLANNKFSGKIPEKIGSLSLLNNLDLSRNRFSGNIPLGLQNLKLNQLNLSYNRLSGELPPFFAKEAYMNSFVGNPGLCGDLEGLCEGKSEAKSMGYVWLLRTIFVLAGLVFIVGVVWFYFKYRNFEKAKRVIDKSKWTLMSFHKLGFSEYEILDCLDEDSVIGSGSSGKVYKVVLRNGEVVAVKKLWAGGVKKDSESADVEKGQFRDNVFDAEVETLGKIRHKNIVKLWCCCTTRDCKLLVYEYMPNGSLGDLLHSSKGGLLDWPTRYKIALDAAEGLSYLHHDCVPPIVHRDVKSNNILLDGDFGARVADFGLAKVVDSSGKGPKSMSVIAGSCGYIAPEYAYTLRVNEKSDIYSFGVVVLELVTGRLPVDPEFGEKDLVKWVCTTLDQKGVDHVLEPKVDPCYKEDMCKVLNIGLLCTSPLPINRPSMRRVVKMLREVSPVNHSKTAKKDGKLSPYYYEDASDHGSVA, encoded by the exons ATGCcgcacctcctcctcctcctcctcttccttctttcAACTCCAcctctcatcgtctctctcaaCCAAGAGGGCGTCTACCTTCAAAGCCTAAAACACGCCCTCGACGACCCAGACTCTGCCCTCTCTGCATGGAACGAACGCGACGACACTCCATGCAACTGGCCCGCCGTTACTTGCGACCCCAACTCTCACTCCGTCGTCTCCCTCGACCTCTCCAACACCAACCTCGCCGGCCCTTTCCCTTCCCTCCTCTGCCGCCTCCCCAAACTCactttcctttccttctttAACAACTCCATGAACTCCACCCTCCCTCCCGACGTCTCCACTTGTACAAGTCTCCAGCACCTCGACCTCGCCCAGAACCTCCTCACCGGTGCGCTCCCACACACCCTAGCCGACCTCCCCAACCTCCGGTACCTGGACTTAACTGGTAATAATTTCTCGGGAGGTATACCGGATACCTTTGGGAAGTTTCGAGAACTGGAGGTTCTCTCCCTCGTTTACAATCTCTTGGACGGGACCATTCCTGCATTCTTGGGAAACATAAGTACCCTGAAAATGCTAAACCTCTCTTACAACCCCTTTTTCCCTAGTCGGATGCCGCCGGAACTCGGGAACTTGACGAATCTCGAGGTTCTGTGGCTCACGGACTGTAACTTGGTGGGGGAGATTCCTGATTCACTGGGTCGACTAAAGAAACTCACCGACTTGGACCTGGCGCTGAATGCTTTAGACGGTCCGATCCCGAGGTCGCTCGCAGAGTTGAGTAGCGTGGTTCAGATTGAGCTCTACAACAACTCTTTGTCCGGCGGCTTTCCTCCCGGGATGTCTAACTTGACCGCATTGCGACTGCTCGACGCGTCGATGAACGAGTTGTCAGGGAAGATTCCGGACGAGTTGTGTGGGTTACCTCTCGAAAGCCTCAATCTTTACGAAAACCGATTGGTGGGAAGCTTGCCTGAGAGTATTACCAACTCGACGGGCTTATACGAACTCAGACTGTTCCGGAATGGACTCATCGGCGAGTTACCCAAAAATCTTGGCAGAAACTCGCCGCTAAAATGGCTCGATGTTTCGAACAACCAGTTTTCCGGGGAACTTCCGGCTAGTTTGTGTGAAAAGGGAGCGCTGGAAGAGCTTTTGATGATAAACAATCAATTTTCGGGTCCAATCCCGGCGAGTCTTGGCGAGTGCCAGAGTTTGAGTCGTGTACGTTTGGGTTTCAATCGCTTTAAGGGCGAAGTCCCGGCTGGATTTTGGGGACTCCCACATGTGTATCTGCTCGAACTCGCCGGAAACTCTTTCTCGGGTCGAATCGAGAAAACAATTGCAGGAGCGGCAAATCTTTCCATTTTAACCGTGTCGAAGAATAATTTTTCGGGTCCGATACCTGAAGAGATCGGATGGTTGGAAAACCTGTTTGATTTTTCTGGTAGCGATAACAGTCTGAGCGGGTCACTGCCGGAGAGTATGGAGAACCTTGAGCAGCTTGGGATTCTTGATCTTCACAACAATGAGCTTTCTGGTGAGCTTCCAAGTGGAATTAAATCTTGGAAGAAGCTCAACGAGCTGAATCTAGCGAATAACAAGTTTTCAGGTAAGATACCTGAGAAGATTGGGAGCTTGTCTCTGCTTAATAACCTTGATCTTTCAAGAAATAGATTTTCGGGGAACATCCCACTTGGATTGCAGAATCTGAAGCTCAATCAGCTCAATTTGTCATACAATCGTCTATCGGGTGAGCTTCCGCCGTTTTTTGCCAAAGAAGCGTATATGAATAGCTTTGTGGGTAATCCTGGTTTATGTGGGGATTTGGAAGGTTTGTGTGAGGGGAAAAGCGAAGCTAAGAGCATGGGTTATGTTTGGTTGCTCCGGACTATTTTTGTGCTTGCTGGGCTAGTGTTTATTGTTGGCGTGGTTTGGTTCTACTTCAAGTACAGGAACTTCGAGAAGGCAAAGAGAGTAATTGATAAGTCGAAATGGACGTTGATGTCGTTTCATAAACTGGGCTTTAGTGAATATGAGATCTTGGATTGCCTTGATGAAGATAGTGTGATTGGCAGTGGATCTTCCGGGAAGGTTTACAAGGTTGTGTTAAGGAATGGCGAGGTTGTTGCGGTGAAGAAGCTTTGGGCAGGAGGGGTGAAGAAAGATTCCGAGAGTGCCGATGTTGAGAAAGGTCAGTTTCGGGATAATGTTTTTGATGCAGAAGTTGAGACTTTGGGAAAGATTAGGCACAAGAACATCGTTAAGCTATGGTGTTGCTGTACGACTAGGGACTGCAAGCTTTTGGTTTATGAGTACATGCCTAATGGTAGTTTGGGCGATTTGCTGCATAGCAGTAAAGGTGGGTTGTTGGATTGGCCAACGAGGTATAAGATTGCTTTGGATGCGGCTGAGGGGCTTTCTTATTTGCATCACGATTGTGTTCCTCCAATAGTCCATAGAGATGTGAAGTCGAACAATATTTTGTTGGATGGAGATTTTGGAGCACGAGTGGCAGATTTTGGACTGGCTAAGGTGGTTGATTCTAGCGGAAAGGGTCCTAAGTCTATGTCTGTCATTGCCGGGTCCTGTGGATACATTGCACCAG AATATGCATACACGCTTAGAGTGAACGAGAAGAGCGACATATACAGCTTTGGCGTGGTTGTGCTCGAGTTGGTCACAGGGAGACTGCCGGTTGACCCAGAGTTTGGGGAGAAGGATTTGGTGAAGTGGGTGTGCACCACTTTGGATCAGAAAGGCGTGGACCATGTACTTGAGCCCAAAGTTGATCCTTGTTACAAGGAAGACATGTGCAAGGTGCTTAACATTGGCCTTCTCTGCACCAGCCCTCTCCCTATCAATCGCCCATCCATGAGACGGGTAGTGAAAATGTTGCGAGAAGTGAGTCCTGTTAACCACTCCAAGACGGCCAAGAAAGATGGCAAATTGTCTCCTTATTACTACGAAGATGCCTCAGATCATGGAAGTGTGGCTTAA